The following proteins come from a genomic window of Musa acuminata AAA Group cultivar baxijiao chromosome BXJ1-7, Cavendish_Baxijiao_AAA, whole genome shotgun sequence:
- the LOC135679867 gene encoding protein SMALL AUXIN UP-REGULATED RNA 51-like encodes MVIKKQNKPPQTAVLRQILRRCSGSGREKEEEEGLPVDVPKGHFVVYVGKNRSRFIVPISYLDHPEFQALLRQAEEEFGFEHHMGLTIPCDEVVFRSLTSALR; translated from the coding sequence ATGGTGATTAAGAAGCAGAACAAGCCGCCTCAGACCGCGGTGCTGAGGCAGATACTGAGGCGGTGTTCGGGCTCGGggagggagaaggaggaggaggaagggctgCCGGTGGACGTGCCCAAGGGCCACTTCGTCGTCTACGTCGGCAAGAACCGGAGCCGCTTCATCGTGCCCATCTCCTACCTAGACCACCCCGAGTTCCAGGCCCTCCTCCGCCAGGCCGAGGAAGAGTTCGGCTTCGAGCACCATATGGGCCTCACTATCCCATGCGACGAGGTGGTCTTCCGCTCCCTCACCTCTGCCCTCAGGTGA
- the LOC135679868 gene encoding indole-3-acetic acid-induced protein ARG7-like, which translates to MDAGGGGSEKCSKIRHIVRLRQTLRQWRRRAAAPSDVPAGHVAVCVGSSSRRFVVRASHLNHPAFRDLLRQAEEEYGFASRPGPLSLPCDESLFEDLLHLISSSSSSSSSSSSRFPDYNLDDSEKLSRASSCCCAVGQWLHAADSLPLLHRHRLS; encoded by the coding sequence ATGGATGCAGGAGGAGGAGGTAGTGAGAAGTGCAGCAAGATCCGGCACATAGTTCGGCTGCGGCAGACGCTGCGGCAATGGAGGCGGAGGGCGGCGGCGCCGTCGGACGTGCCGGCGGGGCACGTGGCGGTGTGCGTGGGGAGCAGCTCGAGGCGGTTCGTGGTGCGGGCGTCGCATCTCAACCACCCCGCATTCCGGGATCTGCTCCGCCAGGCCGAGGAGGAGTACGGCTTCGCCTCGCGCCCCGGCCCACTCTCCCTCCCCTGCGACGAGTCCCTCTTCGAGGACCTCCTCCACctcatctcctcctcttcttcttcttcttcttcttcttcttcgaggtTCCCAGACTATAATCTCGATGACTCGGAGAAGCTCTCCCGCGCTTCTTCCTGTTGCTGCGCCGTCGGTCAGTGGCTCCACGCCGCTGACTCACTGCCGCTTCTACACCGCCACCGTCTCTCCTAG
- the LOC135678393 gene encoding ubiquitin-conjugating enzyme E2 variant 1C-like codes for MTLGGSGGSSVVVPRNFRLLEELERGEKGIGDGTVSYGMDDGDDIYMRSWTGTIIGPHNTVHEGRIYQLKLFCDKDYPDKPPSVRFHSRVNMTCVNPDTGLVDPRKFPVLGNWQRDYTMEYILTQLKKEMAVSQNRKLVQAPEGSFF; via the exons ATGACGCTCGGTGGCTCCGGTGGATCCAGCGTCGTCG TTCCTCGGAACTTCAGGTTGCTCGAAGAGCTTGAACGAGGAGAAAAGGGCATAGGAGATGGGACCGTAAGCTATGGCATGGATGACGGAGATGACATTTACATGCGCTCCTGGACTGGAACAATAATCGGTCCTCATAAT ACCGTCCATGAGGGTCGGATCTATCAGTTGAAGCTGTTCTGCGACAAGGACTATCCCGATAAACCACCTAGCGTTCGGTTCCATTCACGCGTTAACATGACTTGTGTCAATCCTGACACAGGATTG GTAGATCCAAGGAAATTTCCGGTTCTGGGCAACTGGCAACGTGATTACACGATGGAGTACATCTTGACACAGCTTAAGAAAGAAATGGCGGTGTCACAGAACCGGAAATTGGTCCAGGCTCCCGAAGGCTCCTTCTTTTAG